The Planococcus donghaensis genome contains a region encoding:
- a CDS encoding STAS domain-containing protein: MSSFKDFSKYISENAGSLSAEVVESVVQEMSLTIPEWEKERAAGMYVQLLEFFGQALLESGQIEVPDALIEWSKKNAEMQIASGGALSMIAIRYPVTRKVFSEIFTRLSVEFDLTVVENAKAIQAIHAVLDVSLNETIFAFEQLSERKQAETRVELLNLSAPIVPVLEDVVVLPLIGVIDSYRIAHIMNNVIPKIAEKKVLHVITDFSGVLTIDDHVALSLQQIGSTLQLMGIHVVIAGLRPDLVQAIVHSGIDMLDTESYATVKQALESVK, translated from the coding sequence ATGTCTTCTTTTAAAGACTTTTCCAAATACATAAGTGAAAATGCTGGATCGTTATCAGCGGAAGTGGTTGAATCGGTGGTGCAGGAAATGAGCTTGACCATTCCTGAGTGGGAAAAAGAGCGGGCTGCTGGGATGTATGTTCAGTTGCTTGAGTTTTTTGGACAAGCGCTTCTCGAGAGTGGACAAATTGAAGTTCCGGACGCATTGATCGAATGGAGTAAAAAGAATGCGGAGATGCAAATCGCTTCGGGCGGTGCTCTTTCAATGATTGCGATTCGGTACCCGGTAACGCGCAAAGTGTTTTCAGAAATTTTTACACGGCTGAGCGTAGAATTTGATTTAACGGTTGTTGAAAACGCTAAAGCGATTCAAGCCATTCATGCAGTTCTTGATGTAAGTTTAAATGAGACCATTTTTGCGTTTGAGCAGCTATCGGAAAGAAAGCAGGCAGAAACGCGTGTGGAGTTACTGAATCTATCAGCGCCTATTGTGCCGGTATTAGAAGACGTCGTTGTGTTACCGCTTATTGGGGTGATAGACAGTTACCGAATTGCGCATATCATGAATAACGTGATCCCAAAAATCGCTGAGAAAAAAGTTCTTCACGTCATTACGGATTTTTCAGGTGTTTTGACGATTGATGATCACGTGGCGTTGTCGCTTCAGCAAATTGGCAGTACGCTTCAATTGATGGGCATTCATGTGGTCATTGCCGGATTAAGACCCGACCTTGTGCAAGCGATTGTTCACAGTGGCATTGATATGCTCGATACAGAGTCGTACGCGACTGTAAAACAAGCGTTGGAAAGCGTGAAATAA